TAGTTAAAGTGAAACATACAGATCTTGAAAGAAAACATTTAGATTTTGACCTAATATCGCATTAAACTTTAACTTTTTCAAAATACTAATCATACAAATTTTTAGTTTAATTTGTAGTTATATAATCACCTAATAATGAAACAAATATTATTTTTTAAGCTTTGTTTTCTTTCTATTTTTACTTTTGCTCAAACCACAATTACGAAGCAACTTAAAGATTTTGAGATTCTTAAAGTGTACAATGGTATCGATATAGAATTAATTAAATCTGATAAACAAGAAGTACATGTTACAGGAGAGAAAGCAGAAAAAGTTAAAATCAAGCAACAAGGAAATAAATTAAAAATTTTACTTCGTTTTCCAGAAACAACTGCAGATGGAAAAGTAAAAGCCAAATTATATTTTAATAAAGATATTAGCGTTATTGATGCAAATGAAGGAGTTACATTAACATGCAAGGAAATTAATCAGAATCATGTTGAAATTAAAGCTCAAGAAGGAGCATTTATGAATTTAGTTGTTAATATTAAACATTTAACTGTAAAGAGTTCTTCTGGTGGAGTTGTAAAACTTTCAGGAGAAGCAAAAAATCAGACAGTAAAACTAGACTTAGGAGCAACTTATCATGGTTACAATTTAAAAGTTAGCAATGTTTGTACTGTAACTGCCGGCTCTGGTGCAAAAGCTGAAGTACATTCAGGAGAAACTTTAAATGCTAAAGTAAGCTTTGGTGGAACAATACTTTATCAAGGAAAGCCAGAAGTTATAGAAGAAAAGAAAGTAATTGGTGGAACTATTGAAAGAAGTAACTAAAGTTTTTTATATCTTTGCAATATAAATTTTGGATGATGAATACATTAACAACTTTTTTAGCAATTCCAGGAGGAGCATCTATAGCATTAATAGTAGTTGTAGTACTATTATTATTTGGAGGAAAGAAAATTCCTGAATTAATGAGAGGATTAGGTTCTGGAATCAAGGAATTTAAAGATGCTACTAAAGAAGAAGACGATAGAATCGAAGAGAAATAATTTTAACAAATTATATATATAAAGCTCACAATTTTGTGGGCTTTTTTATTGCATTAAACTTTGTAGTACTTCTTTTTTTAGTCGAACACTTATAGGTATTTTACAATTACGTATTACAATTAAATTACCATTAATTTCTTCAACTTTATTTTTTGATACGATATAAGATTTATGTGTTTGTATAAACTTGTTTTTAGGCAATTGTTCATACATTTGTTTTAAAGTAATATGTGTAATAATTGTTTCTCTTTCTGTAATTACTTTCACATAATTCTGCATAGATTCTACAAATAGAATATCACTAGTTGCAACTCTTTTTATTGCATTAGATGTCTTAATAAAAATCGTATTGTTATCACCTTCTTTGACTAACAAACGTTCAGCTTTATTAACAGCCTGTAAAAATCTGTTGAAAGGAATCGGTTTTACTAAATAATCTATAACTTCAAAATCATAGCTTTCTAATGCATGTTCAGAATATGCACTGGTAATTACTACAAGTGGTGAGTTTTTAAGTGTCTTTAACCATTCTAATCCTGTTAATAATGGCATGTTAATATCTAAGAAAATTAAGTCAATTTCATACGATTGTAAATATTCATTAGCTATAATTGCATTTTTACACAAAGCAATAACTTTTACCATAGGAATTTGATCACAGTACTCTTTAATTCCTTCTCTGGCTAATGGCTCATCATCAACAATTAAACAATTTATTTTTCTCAATTTAAATGCATTATAAGTTCAACTTCATGTGTATTTTCTGTAGATTTAATATTTAAATCATATTTATCTTTATAGAGTAAATTTAATCTCTTTCTTACATTTTTTAAGCCTATTCCCCCACTCTTTCCCTGATGATGAAAAGAATCCTTAGAGTTATTAACAATTAGTTTTAAAAGATGATTTCTTTCTACAATTGAGATTGATATAATATTATTTTTTGCTTCATTATGATTGCTAATATGTTTAAAAGCATTTTCTATAAATGGAATTAATAACAAAGGCATAATTAAATTATCTTCTTTTTCAATATCTATATTTAAATTTAAAACGATATCCTCTCCTTTTCTTATTCTTTCTATACTAATGTATTCTTCTATGTAATTTATCTCTTTATATAGCTCTATTTTGTTTGTATTACTCTCATAAAGTTGATAACGTAATAAATTAGAAAACTTAAGTAATGTGCTTTTAGCATTGGCGTTATTTTTTCCAATTAAATGATAAATACTATTAATTCCATTGAATAAAAAATGTGGATTTAATTGAGCTTTTAGGTATTTTAATTCAGCATTATGATTCTCTATTAGTAATTCTTGTTTTACTCTCTCAGATTTGATGTATTCTTGTTGAAAACGGTAATAAAACCCAACTATAAAATATATGAAATGAAATATTGAATTATGATAAAACCATATTATTCCAGCTGCAATTGGTTCAAAACTATACACACGATACTTTACTGCTAAAGCAACATCTAAATAAGTTTCCACATAAGTTATTAAAAAGAATAGTGCTATAGAAAATCCCCAAAACATTGCTTTTTTGTTTTTCACATAATACTTAGGAACCAACCAAAACACTTGAATATAAAATAATAAAGCATTAAAAAACATACCATACAGGTATGCTTTTTTTAATAATCCTTCTTCTTTTCCAAATCCATTCCAACTTAAATTACCAGAAGTTATATATAGATAACTTAATAACCAGAAAGTTAAGTGTAAAAGGATTATAAAGATTCTCTTTTTTATCATTTCATTAGTTTCTTAAATAAAGAAAAGCATAAATTATCTAAACTCGAAGATTTACCATGAAAAGCTGAAATATTCGATAATATCAAAACTGCCTTTTTAGTTTCTTTATGAAATACTAAACAAGATCTATATCCACCAGTTCCTCCATTATGCCAGTAAAACTTTTTATTTTTACTCTCTATAATTTGCCAGCCTAAACCAATTTTAGCTACTTTATTTACAGTAAATGTTTCTTTTAATGGTAATGTATACATTGGATCATTTTCGAAGTTTTTACGGATGAATTTTT
This genomic stretch from Tenacibaculum jejuense harbors:
- a CDS encoding twin-arginine translocase TatA/TatE family subunit yields the protein MNTLTTFLAIPGGASIALIVVVVLLLFGGKKIPELMRGLGSGIKEFKDATKEEDDRIEEK
- a CDS encoding head GIN domain-containing protein; amino-acid sequence: MKQILFFKLCFLSIFTFAQTTITKQLKDFEILKVYNGIDIELIKSDKQEVHVTGEKAEKVKIKQQGNKLKILLRFPETTADGKVKAKLYFNKDISVIDANEGVTLTCKEINQNHVEIKAQEGAFMNLVVNIKHLTVKSSSGGVVKLSGEAKNQTVKLDLGATYHGYNLKVSNVCTVTAGSGAKAEVHSGETLNAKVSFGGTILYQGKPEVIEEKKVIGGTIERSN
- a CDS encoding sensor histidine kinase; the protein is MIKKRIFIILLHLTFWLLSYLYITSGNLSWNGFGKEEGLLKKAYLYGMFFNALLFYIQVFWLVPKYYVKNKKAMFWGFSIALFFLITYVETYLDVALAVKYRVYSFEPIAAGIIWFYHNSIFHFIYFIVGFYYRFQQEYIKSERVKQELLIENHNAELKYLKAQLNPHFLFNGINSIYHLIGKNNANAKSTLLKFSNLLRYQLYESNTNKIELYKEINYIEEYISIERIRKGEDIVLNLNIDIEKEDNLIMPLLLIPFIENAFKHISNHNEAKNNIISISIVERNHLLKLIVNNSKDSFHHQGKSGGIGLKNVRKRLNLLYKDKYDLNIKSTENTHEVELIMHLN
- a CDS encoding LytR/AlgR family response regulator transcription factor; translated protein: MRKINCLIVDDEPLAREGIKEYCDQIPMVKVIALCKNAIIANEYLQSYEIDLIFLDINMPLLTGLEWLKTLKNSPLVVITSAYSEHALESYDFEVIDYLVKPIPFNRFLQAVNKAERLLVKEGDNNTIFIKTSNAIKRVATSDILFVESMQNYVKVITERETIITHITLKQMYEQLPKNKFIQTHKSYIVSKNKVEEINGNLIVIRNCKIPISVRLKKEVLQSLMQ